TTGTAAGCATCATAGTAACTGCTGTCATATTCATAAAATCTGGCTGTTTCGCTCAGCTTCTCTCCTTTTTTGAAAAATCTATAGGAATCAATACCTGAAATCAACTTTGCATTTGGGTATTTTGCCAGAAACTCAAGAATCACCTGCGTGTAATTGCTTTCAAGAAATCTTTCTTCATCAAATGGAAGCGAAAGAGCTGTTTCAGGCCACACAAACAGTAAGGTATTACTGTCTGCCTGTGATTCGCTTAGCCGTATAAGCGTCTGAAGTTGTTCAGTAAAAGTTCCGCTGGCAAATTTTTCATGATACGGGTCAATATTTGGCTGAACAATAACAATATTTCCTTTAATCTCTTCTGATTTAATATTTTTAATTGAAAATGAAATAATTACAGGAAAGATAATAAAAATTATCAGTAAAATAATATAGGAAATAATGTTGAAAGACATGCTAAATTTTAAAGTCTGTAATTTTGGAGAAATGATGAGTAAAATGTTAAAAACCAAAATGTTAATTATCCAAATCCATACAGCACCACCAAAGATTCCGGTAAATTCATACCATTGAACGAATTGGGGAACGGTGGCAAAAACATTTCCGATATTCAGCCATGGCCATGCCAGATCCCAGTTCAGAAACAGATATTCAAGACCAAGCCAGAAAACAGCAATAAAATAAACCGGCATCCTCCTTTTCATGACAACGGAAAGTTTATGATACAGCAGAAAAGGAAGAAACATCATCAGGCTATTGAGAATAACAGTGGCAATAGCTCCAGCGAGGGTGGCTTTATGAATCCAGAACGATGTCAAAAAGTTCCATATTAAAAACGCAGGAAAAATAAAGAGAAACAATTTAATAGACTTATTTTC
The Sphingobacteriales bacterium DNA segment above includes these coding regions:
- the lnt gene encoding apolipoprotein N-acyltransferase codes for the protein MEKINKLHLALSGILSGLLLWASWPDKGFPFIIFIAFVPLLIIDHIIWHYTAENKSIKLFLFIFPAFLIWNFLTSFWIHKATLAGAIATVILNSLMMFLPFLLYHKLSVVMKRRMPVYFIAVFWLGLEYLFLNWDLAWPWLNIGNVFATVPQFVQWYEFTGIFGGAVWIWIINILVFNILLIISPKLQTLKFSMSFNIISYIILLIIFIIFPVIISFSIKNIKSEEIKGNIVIVQPNIDPYHEKFASGTFTEQLQTLIRLSESQADSNTLLFVWPETALSLPFDEERFLESNYTQVILEFLAKYPNAKLISGIDSYRFFKKGEKLSETARFYEYDSSYYDAYNAAVFMDFRGRFEFYHKSILVPGVEKMPYPKVFKFLSRLTIDLGGTSGSLGKQAEPSIFQVNEKITAAPIICYESVFGNYVSKFVKKKANLITIMTNDGWWGNTAGHRQHFQYARLRAIETGKYIVRSANTGISGYIDPEGNIIEQTKFWEEAAIKVPVLVNDKLTFYTRTGDYLGRIAAFTSVLLLILLISKGLIKKKPL